The Dioscorea cayenensis subsp. rotundata cultivar TDr96_F1 chromosome 11, TDr96_F1_v2_PseudoChromosome.rev07_lg8_w22 25.fasta, whole genome shotgun sequence genomic interval taaccattattttccacaaagccaatgtcaaaagtataacaatgcataatgccagtaaagcccagatccacgataccattcctataccaggaatgaaaaccaattctactaacaatgccgataaaacatctttaatatgctcacatggtttcgcaaatcactccaaatcaaagcatatatacccatcaaaaataaatacaagaattgaataattaaatcacatatacatgtatttttactattcacaatacgtataattatacaaaacgaatgtatcaatacggttatcatgaacatcaatggcaaacaaatatacgtatatttcaactatatatggaatcaaacatgataaaatgaaatacttaaacatttatttccaaaatactagccattaaacaattatttcaaaataataataattaatcaattatttaaaataatagccactaccaactcacctggtgtccttgggttccttgctagacctggaactcctcccaagcctaatcaacacctagtaggataacataataaaaataaataacatatttaaactcaaaagaaaatacaaaaataataatcaactctctattgggcccactcactccaatcggttcaaacctgaccttgcataatcaaattggtctccaattgcacttaagccaactcaatttgggctagaccattatgaaccaacctgaaccaacctcaattccattgaaccaaactcaaattcactgaaccaaactcaattcttattcaaaatctattgaaccaacttggttcagtccaaaatccttaacccaaatcaattgaaccaaacccaaaccatctcaacttgatttgatcaaacccaactcaaccaaaccaattcaactcaacccatttcaatttggttaaacccaaccaattcaatctaaccatcatcattaacaccttaatcatcatcatcatcaacttaattaatcaaaccaaaccctaatctcggtgctacagtaattgctacagtaaaaccgaaaatctcatcctccattcaagctagattcatcataaatacaatgatttttcaacacaaattgaagcaacaatcatctataatcattaaacatgtttttcctactcaaatccataattattttcatcaaatccatcaaatacacatatatacatgcatacatacactcattcatcaaaaatacaccaagaaaagctcttaccaactaaaaccatccctccggcgagctccctccggcgatctcccatcccccacctcaaatctcccatttttctcctcatttcttcatttttattttatttttcttctcgggttactgtagcacaaagatggagaagaagatgaacaatttctcaaaccctagatttttcctctaaattacattttcagccaaaattcactttcaatccctccaaatatattttcttacaaaacagtccctgaaaaactcaccaatgatccctgaattatgaaatagtattctcaaaaggtcctttcaaattattcaatgatccctggattataaaacaacatttcaaaaagatcccttcatcttacctttcagtccttggttttcagaaacattttatatcaatccttttttaattactctttaacccaaaatctgttataaactttcacatttaagtccttattcttttcacttggggtttctcaacaagattaatctgtagaaaaccttactgcaactgtagtaataccctgaatatattttctaacagttatccacaggttcagggtattacaagtACTGTTTCACATACTGTTCATACGggatttccatattattttcatattgtatatatatacgttTAGTactttttatattcataaaaatgacgtttgtcgtctattatttaaaaaaaaaaattgattattgattatgACCAACAGTTCTTTAGTCAATTAGTATccgcctttttttttataagagtatttattaagaaaaaaaaaattgagattagAACTTATAGTCCATGTAAAACAAACAAGGgattcttcatttttcttaaatGGGCGGCGTGTGTTACTATTTTTTGCTCTTTTAAACTTGACAAGGggttaaaaagaaaattggaaCTTTGCAAGGTGTTAAAATGCAAAATTGCCTTTATAACGTCACCGCGCAGCGGTATCACTCTTCCAATCTTTAGAAGAAGAGATGATATGGTTCCCTCCACGCTCTCTCCTTTGATCAACCCCAGCTTTCACcgtcgaaaccctagccgccctATTCTCTCGTCCCCTCCACCGCCGAGGTCACCAGCTCGCCGATTTCGCTGTGCCGCCAAGCCTAGTGGTCGTTCCTGGGACTCAAACGCAGAGTTCTTCCGCACCAGGAGGTTCGAGGTCCGTGACGACCCCGGATGGGGGTTCTGGAAGAGAGGCCGGCGGAGGTGGTGGTCCGATGAGGCAGAGTtcgatgatgatgttgatgacgacgacgacgatgatgatgatgaaattgaTCAGCCGTGGGAAAGGATTTGGATCTTCAAGGTACTTCCTTGGTTTCTCTGTGATTTCTTTTATCCAGTTTTCGAATGCTTGGAATTAGTATTTAAGATTTGAATTCAACGAGTTTCATACCTAATTTTACTTCAATTGGCATAATGTTTTAGCTCATTTTTGACAGTATAAGACATGGATTAATCGCTGTAAGTAtttcttaaatatttcattAGCTCAGGTGAAACAATTTCATACGCTAATAACTTCTCTACAATCTTAAAAAAAAGGCGTCTTTCTTGATGTATAGTATGAATATGTGGTCTTATCTATTAGTTTATTGCTTTTTTGGCCATTGAGTTTACTATTCCTATTCCTTATGTTtgttcataaatattttaatgcaCAAACTTCTTAATTACCCACTTGGTAGTGGCATTTTATAGCAGTTTTATTCAGGTCACCCTGTATCATTTATTAGGAGTGGTAAATTTGAGCTTACTCACCTAGAGGACTATACAAATGAAAAGACATGCGAGAAACCAACGACCTgcgggtctattggtatacgggtcaTTGATAGAgttctcaccgagtggtgagagtttgattctcCGCTGAGAGCACATTtatgggagttgtgaatagtggttgtgtacgagtGGTTCCAGCCTCCACGTGAGCGCGGTCCCGTCTCCATTTGTTCCACCGAAGCTTGTGCACGTCTCTGAGGTcttagtgggttcgccccgctcctcttctcCAAGAAAAGACATgcgagaaataaaaaaaagatgtaTGTTTCTGTTTGGCTATGATACGATGATTAcaaatttattatgatatatcacTATGTTACGCCATGTCACAGTTATAGTGATTGAACATTTTCTTGCATTGATTCACGATGAGCTATTGTCTTTGGTTGTATTGTAATAGAGATGTTTTGCAAGAAGATTGTTCTTTTCTATATAGATAGCCAAATGTCTTTGCTTATACATGGTTGATTACTACTAATTAGGTTTGAGATATATACCATTGAAGCCGAATTTTGAGCTAACAACTTTTTTCCTTAATGCTCATTGTTTGAATTACTTGTTAATAACATGATCGCATCATGCTTCACAGGTTTTCAAGGCATATGGCTTCTTGCTACCGGCTATCATCGCATCCATGCTCCTAGCGACTGGCCCCAAAGCTTTCCTGATGGCCTTAGCACTTCCTCTTGGGCAATCAGCACTCTCATTAGCCTTTGAAAAAGTATGGGGGAATTCGAGTGAAGGAGAGCGAGCGAGACAGAAGACTAAAGAGAAGCCCTTTCGTAGGTCAACTAGTGCCAGTGATTTCAAGTGGCGGGATGAAGAAGACGGTGCTCAAGGTTATCGGTCATGGGTTTCAGGAGATGTCGGTATGGATGATCAAGGAGATGACGTTGTCTCTCACCCTCCGCGTAGTTTTGGTGGATGGGATGAATTGGATCGGCAAGAGGGCTCAACCAAGAGGACGACAAGGAGGCATAGACCTATCACAATGACCGGATCATCTTCGGAGAACACATCTGAGGACAGGGGTAAGTTATCCGGGAATGTAAAATACAGGGATGCTCCTTTATTTCTGAGGCTTTTGATTGCAGTCTTTCCTTTTTTGGGATCATGGACTAGGATGTTATAGTTTGGATGGTGTTCTGCACGGCTTGATATATTGTTGTTATAAGATAGAATGGATGcaacaaaatctgaaaaaatAGTGTAGTAGTTTTTGGTTGGAGGTAAAGAAATTATATGAGAACTCATAgcataaagatatatatatatatatatatacacaggaGAAACATCATCTGGGGATGTTGGTAGCAACGTCCCCAGatttaaaaaaagttgagaGAGGAATAAGAGAGAGACATGAacaaaggggtgtgtcaacaGGTGCAACAACAGTGGCTGGAGATGGTATTTAGTTTGGCTAGGTTGATATGTTATCCCTTGTTTGTACTATTTATAAGAATAGTAAAACTATGCATCTGAATAATTTCAGCCACTGATTTCTGATCCAAGAGTTCATAGTAAACTTGCTTAGAATTTGTATCTGTGTACGTCCACATAATATTcagcttcatatatatatatatatatattataaagagttttattattttttataacttttttatttttattaatttccaaTAGATTCGTGCTGGCATGATGCACGCTTGCATAGTACTTTTCATGAGACAAGCTCGTATATGATCGTTCACGTGTGGAACATGCTGGAAATGATGGTTAAGAGGTTTCAGATCGAGTTTGATT includes:
- the LOC120271892 gene encoding uncharacterized protein LOC120271892; translated protein: MVPSTLSPLINPSFHRRNPSRPILSSPPPPRSPARRFRCAAKPSGRSWDSNAEFFRTRRFEVRDDPGWGFWKRGRRRWWSDEAEFDDDVDDDDDDDDDEIDQPWERIWIFKVFKAYGFLLPAIIASMLLATGPKAFLMALALPLGQSALSLAFEKVWGNSSEGERARQKTKEKPFRRSTSASDFKWRDEEDGAQGYRSWVSGDVGMDDQGDDVVSHPPRSFGGWDELDRQEGSTKRTTRRHRPITMTGSSSENTSEDRGKLSGNVKYRDAPLFLRLLIAVFPFLGSWTRML